Proteins from one Catenuloplanes atrovinosus genomic window:
- a CDS encoding M6 family metalloprotease domain-containing protein, with product MQRSRTAGAIVAALALSLIVVPATAVRAAPADPFRVLDPQRWENPDHMTWDDYVPVPGADWPATGSERNFEIALVTLDYPDQPFVVTQAPHSTVFGNPQPSASGIPREDVPAFYRDFLNTPGPLNRGHTLHEYWMEDSYGRYGVDLTAFGPYEMPNPAHQYGITNDMNPGACPAGETCGRDLRADGLGAWRAQVGDEVADSYELVFILSAGQDESSTWQEFGQMRFAGPAAVSEDFGPPDPALPNAAATRYVPWTSWASAATIWPNASGGSSTQAESSGQAVYAHELSHLLSIGDNYNNPYGTPLRRAYTGPWSMMSRGSFNGPGGPHTRWQIPPVNGGSLGSLHTIRDKLKIELIGEDQVLRLSREELAASGLVVARVTARAVATPGLNGITIAMDDDRAPACSVTADVLCDGGGYDNYTVEVVDRMGADSFTPDHGVLISKTKDQDRAPFQWVVDAHPGDIGLVDFIRPDGTPQMITMGDYRQLSDALFHAGTRSGGFYEYVDVANRLHFYVLDIQRSHGRVLSYTVAVRSLDGAGASTHAASLSPGRQTAPATCTFTLTNAGRYVPGGAHPENAARYLGSDVYRLSASVTGRGWRAELPNALAVARAGGRTTVTVAVDAGRGAARTGEVFLTATSESDPAATATQRCRVRR from the coding sequence ATGCAGCGTTCCCGGACGGCCGGCGCGATCGTCGCGGCCCTCGCCCTGTCACTGATCGTCGTTCCCGCCACCGCCGTCCGGGCCGCCCCCGCCGACCCGTTCCGCGTCCTCGACCCGCAGCGCTGGGAGAACCCCGACCACATGACCTGGGACGACTACGTCCCGGTGCCGGGCGCGGACTGGCCGGCCACCGGCTCGGAGCGCAACTTCGAGATCGCGCTGGTCACCCTGGACTATCCGGACCAGCCGTTCGTGGTCACCCAGGCGCCGCACTCCACGGTCTTCGGCAACCCGCAGCCGTCCGCGTCCGGCATCCCGCGCGAGGACGTGCCCGCGTTCTACCGCGACTTCCTCAACACGCCCGGCCCGCTCAACCGCGGCCACACGCTGCACGAGTACTGGATGGAGGACTCGTACGGCCGCTACGGCGTCGACCTGACCGCGTTCGGCCCGTACGAGATGCCGAACCCGGCCCACCAGTACGGCATCACGAACGACATGAACCCGGGCGCCTGCCCCGCGGGTGAGACGTGCGGCCGCGACCTGCGCGCGGACGGGCTCGGCGCGTGGCGCGCGCAGGTCGGCGACGAGGTCGCGGACTCCTACGAACTGGTCTTCATCCTCTCCGCCGGCCAGGACGAGTCGTCCACCTGGCAGGAGTTCGGCCAGATGCGCTTCGCCGGGCCGGCCGCGGTGAGCGAGGACTTCGGGCCGCCGGACCCGGCGCTGCCGAACGCGGCCGCGACCCGGTACGTACCGTGGACGTCGTGGGCCTCAGCGGCCACCATCTGGCCGAACGCGAGCGGCGGATCGTCCACCCAGGCGGAGAGCTCCGGCCAGGCCGTCTACGCGCACGAGCTCAGCCACCTGCTCAGCATCGGCGACAACTACAACAATCCGTACGGTACGCCGCTGCGCCGCGCCTACACCGGGCCGTGGAGCATGATGTCGCGCGGCTCGTTCAACGGCCCCGGCGGCCCGCACACGCGCTGGCAGATCCCGCCGGTCAACGGCGGCTCGCTGGGCTCGCTGCACACCATCCGGGACAAGCTGAAGATCGAGCTGATCGGCGAGGACCAGGTGCTGCGGCTCTCCCGCGAGGAACTGGCCGCGTCCGGGCTCGTGGTGGCCCGGGTGACCGCGCGCGCCGTGGCCACGCCCGGGCTCAACGGCATCACCATCGCGATGGACGACGACCGCGCACCGGCCTGCTCGGTCACCGCGGACGTGCTCTGCGACGGCGGCGGATACGACAACTACACGGTCGAGGTCGTCGACCGGATGGGCGCGGACTCGTTCACCCCGGACCACGGCGTGCTGATCAGCAAGACGAAGGACCAGGACCGCGCGCCGTTCCAGTGGGTGGTGGACGCGCACCCGGGCGACATCGGCCTTGTCGACTTCATCCGGCCGGACGGCACGCCACAGATGATCACCATGGGCGACTACCGGCAGCTCTCCGACGCGCTGTTCCACGCCGGCACCCGCTCCGGCGGCTTCTACGAGTACGTCGACGTGGCCAACCGGCTGCACTTCTACGTGCTCGACATCCAGCGCTCGCACGGCCGCGTGCTGTCGTACACGGTGGCGGTCCGCTCGCTGGACGGCGCCGGCGCCTCCACGCACGCGGCGTCGCTCTCCCCGGGCCGGCAGACCGCCCCGGCCACCTGCACGTTCACCCTGACCAACGCCGGCCGGTACGTGCCGGGCGGCGCCCACCCGGAGAACGCCGCCCGCTACCTCGGGTCCGACGTGTACCGCCTCTCCGCCTCGGTCACCGGCCGCGGCTGGCGCGCGGAACTGCCGAACGCGCTCGCGGTCGCCCGCGCCGGCGGCCGGACCACCGTGACCGTCGCGGTCGACGCCGGGCGCGGCGCCGCCCGTACCGGCGAGGTGTTCCTGACCGCCACCTCGGAGAGCGACCCGGCCGCGACGGCCACCCAGCGCTGCCGCGTCCGGCGCTGA